One Tunturibacter gelidoferens genomic region harbors:
- a CDS encoding SDR family NAD(P)-dependent oxidoreductase, translated as MLTNGNSGITMSLAGKVALITGGSRGIGAATVRMFCQAGAKVVFNYRFAAEQAEALVAECGGPEVCRAVEQRLSSPEEGDALVAAAVAAFGRVDCAILNHGIWPAHDAPIAEMTSEQWRTTLGTNLDSVFGVVRAAVGQMKAQPKMGGARGHIVLISSTAGQRGEAFHADYAATKGALISLTKSLSTELIGEGIYCNCVAPGWVATDATVGVLRDPEVSKRLLSLIPLGRPAHVDEIAAPILFLCTPFAGFISGEIFNVNGGAVLVG; from the coding sequence ATGCTTACGAACGGTAACTCCGGTATCACGATGTCGCTGGCTGGGAAGGTCGCATTGATTACGGGCGGTTCGCGCGGAATCGGCGCTGCGACGGTTCGGATGTTTTGTCAGGCCGGGGCGAAGGTGGTGTTCAACTATCGCTTTGCGGCGGAGCAGGCTGAGGCTCTTGTCGCGGAGTGCGGCGGTCCGGAGGTGTGTCGTGCGGTGGAGCAGAGGCTTTCCAGCCCGGAAGAGGGAGACGCGCTGGTTGCGGCGGCGGTGGCTGCGTTTGGGCGGGTCGACTGCGCGATTCTGAATCACGGCATATGGCCTGCGCATGATGCGCCGATCGCAGAGATGACGAGTGAGCAGTGGCGCACGACGCTTGGCACGAATCTGGATAGTGTCTTCGGAGTGGTGAGGGCTGCGGTGGGCCAGATGAAGGCTCAGCCGAAGATGGGTGGTGCGCGTGGTCATATTGTTTTGATCAGTTCGACGGCGGGGCAGCGGGGTGAGGCGTTTCATGCGGACTACGCGGCTACTAAGGGGGCTCTGATCAGTTTGACCAAAAGTCTTTCGACGGAGCTGATTGGCGAGGGGATCTACTGCAACTGCGTAGCGCCTGGCTGGGTGGCGACCGATGCTACCGTTGGAGTGCTTCGCGATCCTGAGGTCTCGAAGCGGCTGCTCTCTCTGATTCCGCTGGGGCGTCCGGCGCATGTGGATGAGATTGCGGCTCCTATACTTTTTCTCTGTACTCCCTTCGCGGGGTTTATCTCAGGCGAGATCTTCAACGTCAACGGTGGGGCGGTGCTGGTCGGATGA
- the fabZ gene encoding 3-hydroxyacyl-ACP dehydratase FabZ: protein MSETTTDPIADEQTAARTTMDILEIMSLLPHRYPFLLIDRVIEMERKQRIVAIKNVTINEPHFQGHFPDYPIMPGVLMVEAIAQTGGALLLTEIPDRDQKLMVFTGIENARFRRPVVPGDQLRIEVTVLQWRSRAVKMLGNITVDGKLVCDATVTCQVVPRVVKKATREAPAE, encoded by the coding sequence ATGAGCGAGACGACGACGGATCCGATTGCCGACGAACAGACTGCGGCACGCACTACGATGGACATTCTCGAGATCATGTCCCTGCTGCCGCACCGCTATCCTTTTCTACTGATCGATCGCGTGATCGAGATGGAGCGGAAGCAACGGATTGTGGCGATTAAGAATGTGACGATCAACGAGCCGCACTTTCAGGGACACTTTCCAGACTATCCGATTATGCCTGGGGTTCTGATGGTGGAGGCTATCGCGCAGACGGGCGGAGCTCTGCTGCTGACCGAGATTCCTGACCGCGACCAGAAGCTGATGGTGTTTACGGGGATTGAGAATGCAAGGTTTCGGCGGCCGGTGGTGCCGGGAGATCAGCTTCGCATTGAGGTGACGGTGCTTCAGTGGAGAAGCCGCGCTGTAAAGATGTTGGGTAACATCACGGTGGATGGCAAGCTGGTCTGCGATGCTACGGTGACGTGCCAGGTGGTGCCGCGGGTTGTGAAGAAAGCTACGCGGGAGGCTCCGGCAGAGTGA
- the cysK gene encoding cysteine synthase A, with product MKRKFANILETVGNTPVVRINRLGPPDVNLFVKIEAFNPLGSVKDRLALGVIEDAERRGTLKPGQTVIEATSGNTGIGLAMVCAQKGYPLVVVMAETFSVERRKLMRFLGAKIVLTPAAERAVGMVRKTDELAEKHGWFRTRQFENEANADMHSRTTAQEILNDFEDDRLDYWVTGFGTGGTLKGVARVLAEKRPETKIIVCEPDAAPMISSGEAQPRNADRTASGSHPAWTPHPQQGWSPDFISSLTQDAIDEHRIDQVLRITNGDAMKCSRELALKEGIFVGITSGATFAGALRVCAEAAKGSTVLCMLPDTGERYLSTPLFADIAVDMTPEELEISRSTPRAQLQPAG from the coding sequence ATGAAACGGAAGTTCGCAAATATTCTGGAGACCGTGGGAAATACGCCAGTCGTTCGGATCAACAGGCTTGGGCCGCCGGATGTGAATCTGTTTGTGAAGATTGAGGCGTTCAATCCGCTGGGATCGGTGAAGGACCGGCTTGCGCTGGGTGTGATTGAGGATGCTGAGCGACGTGGGACGTTGAAGCCGGGGCAGACGGTGATTGAGGCTACGAGCGGCAATACGGGCATTGGGCTCGCGATGGTGTGTGCGCAGAAGGGATATCCGCTGGTGGTGGTGATGGCCGAGACGTTCAGCGTTGAGCGGAGAAAGCTGATGAGGTTCCTCGGCGCGAAGATTGTGCTGACACCTGCGGCGGAGAGGGCGGTGGGGATGGTCAGGAAGACGGATGAACTGGCGGAGAAACATGGGTGGTTTCGGACGCGGCAGTTTGAGAATGAAGCGAATGCGGATATGCACTCGCGCACGACGGCGCAGGAGATTCTGAATGATTTTGAGGACGATCGGCTGGACTATTGGGTGACGGGGTTCGGCACGGGTGGGACGCTGAAGGGGGTGGCGCGGGTGCTGGCGGAGAAGAGGCCGGAGACGAAGATTATTGTGTGCGAGCCGGATGCGGCACCGATGATCTCGAGTGGAGAGGCGCAGCCGCGGAATGCAGATCGGACGGCTTCGGGAAGCCACCCCGCGTGGACTCCGCATCCGCAGCAGGGCTGGAGCCCGGATTTTATCTCGAGCCTTACACAGGATGCGATCGATGAGCATCGGATTGACCAGGTGCTGCGGATTACGAACGGCGATGCGATGAAGTGCAGCAGGGAGCTGGCGCTGAAGGAAGGGATCTTCGTGGGGATTACTTCAGGGGCGACCTTTGCGGGTGCGCTGAGGGTGTGTGCTGAGGCGGCGAAGGGGTCGACCGTGCTGTGCATGCTGCCGGATACGGGGGAGCGGTACCTGAGTACGCCGCTGTTTGCGGATATTGCGGTGGATATGACGCCGGAGGAGCTGGAGATCTCGCGATCGACTCCGAGGGCGCAGCTTCAGCCAGCGGGGTGA